In Gossypium arboreum isolate Shixiya-1 chromosome 6, ASM2569848v2, whole genome shotgun sequence, the following are encoded in one genomic region:
- the LOC108486272 gene encoding probable protein phosphatase 2C 60: MGVYLSTPKTEKFSEDGENDRVRYGLASMQGWRSTMEDAHAAYPDLDASTSFFGVYDGHGGKVVAKFCAKYLHQQVLKNEAYAAGDIGTSVQRAFFRMDEMMRGQRGWRELAILGDKFNKFSGMIEGLIWSPRSGNSNDQVDNWAFEEGPHSDFSGPTSGSTACVAVLRNNQLFVANAGDSRCVISRKGQAYNLSRDHKPDLEVEKERILKAGGFIHAGRVNGCLNLARAIGDVEFKQNKFLPAEKQIVTANPDINTIELCDDDDFLVLACDGIWDCMSSQTLVDFIHEQLQYESKLSVVCERVLDRCLAPSTATGEGCDNMTMVLVQFKKPIKCASSSEEQSSQSKSADNELEIEGTQD; the protein is encoded by the exons ATGGGTGTATATCTCAGCACTCCCAAAACTGAAAAATTCTCAGAAGATGGTGAGAATGATAGAGTTAGATATGGTCTAGCATCAATGCAAGGATGGCGTTCAACTATGGAAGATGCT caCGCTGCATATCCTGATCTCGATGCATCTACTTCATTCTTTGGTGTCTATGACGGTCATGGAG GTAAGGTGGTTGCCAAGTTCTGTGCCAAATACCTTCACCAGCAGGTTCTCAAGAATGAAGCATATGCTGCTGGGGACATAGGAACATCAGTTCAGAGAGCATTTTTCAG AATGGATGAGATGATGCGTGGACAAAGAGGATGGAGAGAATTAGCCATTTTGGGTGATAAATTCAACAAGTTTTCTGGCATGATAGAAGGTTTGATATGGTCTCCTAGGAGTGGTAACAGTAATGACCAAGTTGATAACTGGGCCTTCGAGGAG GGCCCTCACTCTGACTTTTCTGGACCAACATCTGGGAGCACAGCCTGTGTTGCAGTTCTAAGAAACAATCAACTTTTTGTTGCAAATGCTGGTGATTCTCGTTGCGTAATATCTAGAAAGGGTCAG GCATACAATCTCTCTAGAGATCACAAACCAGATCTCGAGGTGGAGAAAGAAAGGATTTTAAAAGCCGGTGGTTTTATACATGCAGGACGTGTCAATGGCTGTTTGAATCTTGCAAGAGCTATAG GTGATGTTGAATTCAAGCAGAACAAGTTTTTACCCGCTGAAAAGCAAATTGTAACCGCTAATCCTGATATAAACACC atTGAGCTCTGTGATGATGATGACTTCCTTGTGCTGGCATGTGATGGAATCTG GGATTGCATGTCAAGTCAGACGCTAGTAGatttcatccatgaacaactaCAATAT GAAAGCAAGCTTTCTGTTGTCTGTGAGAGAGTACTCGACAGGTGCTTAGCACCATCGACAGCCACCGGTGAGGGTTGCGACAATATGACCATGGTCCTGGTACAGTTCAAGAAACCAATCAAGTGTGCCTCATCTTCGGAGGAGCAATCCTCCCAATCCAAATCAGCCGACAATGAATTGGAGATAGAGGGAACTCAAGACTAG
- the LOC108486273 gene encoding uncharacterized protein LOC108486273 isoform X1: MKRVSVNSVDEGTRARLKHQTLLQEFLQLQKEFVSKKKKLQTVNQRRETLLAEVRFLRQRYSYLSTIKSRQPELEQDSVQSQNPYLQSKTVKPKNFSINEAGERRPSSLPGIDPYVAHEEKGGRNRVDVQALLRNEKSKNCSINGKRVRKKKISWQDPVALKV; this comes from the exons atGAAAAGGGTTTCTGTGAACTCGGTTGATGAAGGAACTAGGGCTAGATTGAAGCATCAAACCCTACTCCAGGAATTCTTGCAATTGCAAAAG GAATTTGtttcaaagaagaaaaaattGCAGACAGTGAACCAGAGGCGAGAAACCCTTTTGGCCGAAGTTCG ATTCTTACGACAGAGGTACAGCTATTTATCAACGATCAAGTCTCGACAACCTGAACTAGAGCAAGATTCTGTTCAATCACAAAATCCCTACCTGCAAAGCAAAACGGTTAAGCCTAAGAATTTCAGTATCAATGAAGCCGGTGAAAGAAGACCATCTTCTCTTCCTGGTATCGATCCTTATGTG GCTCACGAGGAAAAGGGCGGGAGAAATCGAGTTGATGTTCAGGCCCTGTTGAGAAACGAGAAGTCGAAAAATTGCTCCATTAATGGCAAAAGAGTTAGGAAGAAAAAAATATCATGGCAAGATCCAGTGGCTTTGAAGGTCTGA
- the LOC108486273 gene encoding uncharacterized protein LOC108486273 isoform X2 produces the protein MKRVSVNSVDEGTRARLKHQTLLQEFLQLQKEFVSKKKKLQTVNQRRETLLAEVRFLRQRYSYLSTIKSRQPELEQDSVQSQNPYLQSKTVKPKNFSINEAGERRPSSLPGSRGKGREKSS, from the exons atGAAAAGGGTTTCTGTGAACTCGGTTGATGAAGGAACTAGGGCTAGATTGAAGCATCAAACCCTACTCCAGGAATTCTTGCAATTGCAAAAG GAATTTGtttcaaagaagaaaaaattGCAGACAGTGAACCAGAGGCGAGAAACCCTTTTGGCCGAAGTTCG ATTCTTACGACAGAGGTACAGCTATTTATCAACGATCAAGTCTCGACAACCTGAACTAGAGCAAGATTCTGTTCAATCACAAAATCCCTACCTGCAAAGCAAAACGGTTAAGCCTAAGAATTTCAGTATCAATGAAGCCGGTGAAAGAAGACCATCTTCTCTTCCTG GCTCACGAGGAAAAGGGCGGGAGAAATCGAGTTGA